In Bacillus sp. SB49, a single window of DNA contains:
- a CDS encoding helix-turn-helix transcriptional regulator: MKNHLVAYRKKHQLSQDRLAEKLGVSRQTIISIEKGRYDPSLPLAFKIARIFQAAIEDIFIFEEEK; encoded by the coding sequence GTGAAAAATCATTTAGTAGCCTATAGAAAAAAACATCAATTATCACAGGATCGTCTGGCAGAAAAGTTAGGGGTTTCCAGACAGACGATTATATCCATCGAGAAAGGAAGATATGATCCATCCCTGCCTTTAGCATTTAAAATTGCACGTATTTTTCAGGCTGCCATTGAAGATATATTTATTTTTGAGGAGGAAAAATAA
- a CDS encoding 3-ketoacyl-ACP reductase, translating to MAQQISNKIAYITGAGRGIGKATALALAEEGVHLGLMARTESSLHEVAEEAAKYGVKAVTAPVDISDIQAVNKAVATLEADLGKADILINNAGIGLNGSFLELEPEEWKRTFEVNVYGTYHVTRAVLPHMVDKNKGDVITISSSNGLKATAGSTSYSASKFAVQGMTEALMQEVRRHNIRVFTMNPSLVATELVFGDELEEKNQDKFMQPEDLAEFIISQLKLDQRIFIKQSLQWATNPF from the coding sequence ATGGCACAACAGATAAGTAATAAAATTGCGTACATAACCGGTGCAGGAAGAGGGATTGGTAAGGCCACTGCTTTGGCACTGGCAGAAGAGGGTGTTCACCTTGGCTTGATGGCCCGAACGGAGAGTTCTCTCCATGAGGTGGCTGAGGAAGCCGCGAAGTATGGTGTTAAAGCCGTCACAGCTCCTGTAGATATTTCGGACATCCAAGCGGTCAATAAAGCCGTAGCAACATTGGAGGCAGATTTGGGAAAAGCGGACATCCTTATTAATAACGCGGGGATCGGCTTGAACGGATCGTTCCTTGAGCTGGAGCCTGAAGAGTGGAAACGGACGTTTGAAGTAAATGTCTATGGTACTTACCATGTCACTAGAGCCGTCCTTCCTCACATGGTGGATAAGAATAAGGGAGATGTCATCACGATCTCATCCAGCAACGGTCTCAAAGCCACAGCAGGTTCAACTTCCTACAGCGCTTCTAAATTCGCTGTCCAGGGGATGACGGAAGCATTAATGCAGGAAGTTCGCCGCCATAACATTCGCGTCTTCACCATGAACCCGAGTCTTGTCGCAACAGAACTTGTCTTTGGTGACGAGCTGGAGGAGAAGAACCAAGACAAATTCATGCAGCCGGAAGACCTGGCAGAATTCATTATATCCCAGTTGAAACTGGATCAGCGTATTTTCATTAAACAATCGCTTCAATGGGCAACCAATCCATTTTAA
- a CDS encoding NAD(FAD)-utilizing dehydrogenase codes for MYDVTIIGAGVSAAFLACRLAQKRNPLSIKIIDKGKPLANRFCGSEIGQSCTCGQLCDRYFGFGGLGKSEGKFNYTNAFGGELYKKIGSRKAMEYMKAVDDILCDYGGDVKRIYHTWNKELAAEAREHSLEMLTTSVRHLGTKVSKRVFQNMFETLKKSISFSFQTDVYEVTSNENVFLLRTSEGIIRTKKVIFATGKSGSDWMLNQAAELGLKSLKTRLDLGLRVEMKRGQLDSILDRTFETKWRIAADEWEATTYCMNPDGRIIRKFQHGWTMADGQNQYEGGGPSGNLNFTLFVPQYFHTYEAAMKAASKVLGGINRKDERILVQRLGDLRQNKPTSTLTYNRVKPSLAADPGFLKDEVPDLYISAMETLLRRLENWTGVTMDEDTLLYGMDAKFYEPKMSTDRCFETEISGLYLAGDCSGETHSLSQAAASGVYIADVISKQLSP; via the coding sequence ATGTATGACGTCACCATCATTGGTGCCGGTGTAAGTGCGGCCTTCCTTGCTTGTCGTCTGGCACAGAAAAGAAACCCTTTATCCATCAAAATAATAGATAAAGGAAAACCTCTTGCCAATCGTTTTTGTGGGTCGGAGATTGGACAATCGTGTACGTGCGGTCAGTTATGCGATCGTTATTTCGGCTTTGGCGGTCTCGGAAAATCCGAAGGGAAATTCAATTATACCAATGCTTTTGGAGGAGAACTGTATAAAAAAATCGGCTCCAGAAAAGCGATGGAATACATGAAGGCTGTTGATGACATTCTTTGTGATTATGGTGGGGACGTGAAGAGGATCTATCACACGTGGAATAAGGAATTGGCAGCAGAGGCGCGTGAACACTCCCTGGAGATGCTGACCACCTCTGTCCGGCACTTGGGAACAAAAGTATCAAAACGTGTTTTTCAGAACATGTTTGAAACCTTGAAGAAATCCATCAGCTTCTCTTTCCAGACCGATGTATATGAGGTCACGTCGAATGAGAACGTTTTTCTTCTCCGCACGAGTGAAGGGATCATCCGAACAAAAAAGGTGATTTTTGCAACAGGAAAAAGCGGAAGTGACTGGATGCTCAATCAGGCAGCGGAACTAGGATTAAAATCTTTGAAAACAAGGCTTGATCTCGGGCTTAGAGTGGAGATGAAGCGTGGCCAGCTAGACAGCATTCTGGATCGCACATTTGAAACAAAATGGAGGATAGCAGCGGACGAATGGGAGGCTACGACCTACTGCATGAACCCGGACGGAAGGATTATTAGAAAGTTTCAGCACGGATGGACGATGGCAGATGGGCAGAATCAATACGAGGGAGGCGGTCCGAGCGGCAATTTAAATTTCACCCTTTTCGTTCCTCAGTATTTCCATACATACGAAGCTGCTATGAAAGCAGCATCCAAGGTGCTGGGAGGAATTAATCGAAAGGATGAAAGAATTCTCGTCCAGCGGCTCGGGGATCTTCGGCAGAACAAACCAACGTCAACATTGACTTACAACCGGGTCAAACCTTCCCTTGCGGCGGACCCTGGTTTTCTTAAAGATGAAGTTCCCGATCTTTATATTTCAGCGATGGAAACGCTGCTCCGAAGGTTAGAGAATTGGACTGGTGTAACTATGGATGAGGATACCCTTCTTTATGGAATGGATGCTAAATTTTATGAACCGAAAATGTCGACAGACCGCTGCTTTGAAACGGAGATTTCCGGACTTTATCTGGCTGGAGACTGCTCTGGCGAAACGCATTCTCTCTCCCAGGCAGCTGCCTCCGGTGTGTACATCGCGGATGTGATTTCAAAACAATTAAGCCCATGA
- a CDS encoding GNAT family N-acetyltransferase: protein MNPVMVDVKEKLETDRLILRIPEPGDGAEINASIRRSIEELRPWLGFVQQLPTVEETEANARESRAKFYLRTNLRYLLFEKESGSYVGTCGFHRINWNVPAVEIGYWLDKQATGKGYMREAVSVLTDYAFRGLHCARVEIRCESDNRRSRAVPEGLGFDLEGILRNEDKSVDGSKLTDTCVYAKVKTDV, encoded by the coding sequence TTGAATCCGGTAATGGTGGATGTGAAAGAGAAGTTAGAAACGGATCGGTTAATCTTAAGGATACCTGAACCAGGGGACGGGGCTGAGATCAATGCGTCGATTCGCAGATCAATAGAGGAACTGCGTCCTTGGCTTGGTTTCGTGCAGCAGCTTCCCACAGTAGAAGAAACAGAAGCGAACGCGCGCGAATCCCGTGCGAAATTCTACCTTCGCACAAACCTCCGGTACCTTCTGTTTGAGAAAGAAAGCGGCAGCTATGTCGGGACGTGTGGATTCCACAGGATCAATTGGAATGTCCCGGCAGTAGAGATCGGGTACTGGTTGGATAAGCAGGCAACAGGTAAAGGGTACATGAGGGAAGCGGTATCGGTGCTGACAGATTATGCATTCAGAGGATTGCATTGTGCACGGGTGGAAATACGGTGCGAGTCCGACAATCGACGGAGCAGAGCTGTCCCGGAAGGGCTGGGGTTTGATCTTGAAGGGATCTTAAGGAATGAAGACAAATCTGTTGATGGATCGAAACTTACGGATACGTGTGTGTACGCAAAGGTGAAGACCGATGTATGA
- a CDS encoding GNAT family N-acetyltransferase, translating into MTSITFHPMTKKLAIESLRFAYEPPYDFYNVAVNEENVKERLDGSYVAAFVGENLIGFYCTGPSARVPAGYPFGAYERRCTDIGVGLKPSWTGQGKGTPFFKAVLDEVEKDSESCLRLSVATFNRRAIRLYSRMGFEADQAFYSGPDKFITMVREATGKKE; encoded by the coding sequence ATGACGTCCATCACTTTTCATCCAATGACGAAGAAGCTGGCGATAGAATCTCTTCGTTTCGCTTATGAGCCGCCCTATGATTTTTATAATGTAGCTGTAAACGAAGAAAATGTGAAGGAGCGTTTGGATGGAAGCTATGTGGCAGCGTTTGTAGGGGAGAACCTCATCGGCTTCTATTGTACTGGTCCGAGTGCCCGCGTCCCCGCTGGGTATCCTTTTGGAGCCTATGAGCGCCGTTGTACGGATATTGGAGTAGGGTTGAAGCCGTCCTGGACGGGACAGGGAAAAGGAACACCGTTTTTCAAAGCTGTACTGGATGAGGTGGAAAAAGACTCCGAAAGCTGTCTGCGTCTATCTGTTGCCACGTTTAACAGGCGTGCCATCCGTCTTTATTCACGGATGGGTTTTGAGGCAGATCAAGCCTTCTATAGTGGTCCGGACAAGTTTATAACTATGGTGAGAGAAGCGACTGGAAAGAAGGAATAA
- a CDS encoding EAL domain-containing protein, with product MDPFDVIGNLHNIKPVFQPVIGAIDHDVIGYEVLGRIQDEDRWKSLGPFFQDEDVPEEFKEEVDQHLLKLAMDEMLEKEKDGMLFINRNASQLLVNDGEALLETLLLYDQKGFHLNRVVIEVTEHDFDEDFETLGHLLLYYKTYGIQVAVDHVGAKSSNIDRIRQLEPHILKIDSGIIRKHNGDEFQDVMFSLSMLAHRIGAALLFENIEDDFQLYFAWKNGSRYYQGYYLAYPSFDLVEKESLAVDLSEKVKRYVHRQRTLIEERLLFVRQWEEKVKGLLVKWEGPKKADTFIAEVTDLFDEESFRMFVCNGEGQQVSANFRKRDSEWQMEPHKKGSNWAFRPYFLENVMRMKAWNTGLLSDLYSDIETKEMVRTFSFPLTDTHFLFIDLRYAYLYNHECLLQ from the coding sequence ATGGACCCGTTCGATGTCATTGGGAATTTACATAATATCAAGCCTGTCTTCCAACCGGTGATTGGAGCAATCGATCATGATGTGATCGGATATGAGGTATTGGGACGTATCCAGGATGAAGACCGCTGGAAGTCATTGGGCCCTTTTTTCCAAGATGAAGATGTGCCGGAAGAATTCAAAGAGGAAGTCGATCAACACCTGTTGAAACTTGCAATGGACGAGATGTTGGAGAAGGAGAAGGACGGAATGCTGTTCATCAACAGGAATGCCAGCCAGCTCCTCGTGAACGATGGAGAAGCTCTTCTGGAGACGCTTCTTTTGTATGACCAAAAAGGTTTTCACTTGAACAGGGTCGTGATTGAAGTGACGGAGCATGATTTTGATGAAGATTTCGAAACGCTCGGTCACCTTCTCCTATATTACAAGACGTACGGTATTCAAGTAGCCGTAGACCACGTCGGAGCAAAAAGTTCGAACATTGACCGAATCCGTCAATTAGAGCCGCATATTCTTAAAATAGATTCAGGCATTATCCGTAAGCATAACGGGGACGAATTCCAGGATGTCATGTTTTCCTTGTCTATGCTGGCCCACAGGATAGGAGCAGCCCTCTTATTTGAAAACATAGAGGATGATTTCCAGCTTTATTTCGCATGGAAAAATGGGAGCAGGTACTACCAAGGGTATTACTTAGCGTATCCGTCGTTTGACCTTGTTGAAAAGGAGTCACTGGCTGTCGATCTGTCCGAAAAGGTAAAAAGATATGTCCATAGACAGCGCACACTTATAGAAGAACGGCTGCTATTTGTAAGGCAATGGGAAGAAAAGGTGAAAGGACTGCTGGTAAAATGGGAGGGCCCTAAAAAAGCGGATACTTTCATTGCAGAAGTGACGGATCTTTTTGATGAGGAGAGTTTTCGGATGTTCGTTTGTAATGGAGAAGGGCAGCAAGTATCTGCCAACTTTCGGAAGCGTGACAGTGAATGGCAGATGGAGCCGCACAAAAAAGGATCTAACTGGGCTTTTCGTCCATATTTCCTTGAGAACGTTATGCGTATGAAGGCTTGGAATACCGGGCTGTTGTCCGACCTTTATTCCGATATTGAAACGAAGGAAATGGTTCGTACCTTTAGTTTTCCGCTTACGGACACTCATTTTCTCTTCATCGATTTACGCTATGCTTATCTCTATAATCATGAGTGTTTACTGCAATGA
- a CDS encoding BclA C-terminal domain-containing protein, with product MAINFYDGSGDCVRGLRGPEGPAGPAGPQGEAGPAGPQGETGPAGPQGEAGPQGEVGPAGPAGPVVTETSGFAANTEGALIAVVLGGTTVPLPNSQNVKNITVDPTDTVFTITLSGRYYLSYKVNTTAALLLGARLTVNGTPLEASETNPVLSVSSFNADIIVSLDVGDTISLELFGLLGAATLQDGQGATLTIIRIDDELV from the coding sequence ATGGCTATAAACTTTTATGATGGAAGTGGAGATTGTGTCCGCGGTTTAAGAGGACCTGAAGGCCCGGCAGGTCCGGCAGGTCCACAGGGAGAGGCAGGTCCGGCAGGTCCACAGGGAGAAACAGGTCCGGCAGGTCCACAGGGGGAGGCAGGCCCGCAAGGAGAAGTAGGACCCGCTGGTCCAGCAGGTCCTGTTGTTACGGAAACATCTGGATTCGCGGCTAATACAGAAGGAGCTCTAATTGCTGTGGTACTTGGAGGAACAACCGTTCCATTACCGAACTCACAGAATGTAAAAAATATCACAGTAGATCCTACAGACACGGTATTTACTATCACACTTTCCGGGCGTTATTATTTGTCCTACAAAGTAAATACAACAGCTGCATTACTATTGGGAGCAAGACTTACGGTCAATGGTACTCCATTGGAAGCCTCTGAGACCAACCCTGTGTTAAGTGTCAGCAGTTTTAATGCGGATATTATAGTATCCCTGGATGTGGGAGACACGATTAGCCTTGAATTATTCGGCCTCCTGGGTGCAGCAACTTTGCAGGATGGTCAAGGAGCTACTCTTACAATCATCCGTATTGATGACGAATTAGTATAA
- a CDS encoding S-Ena type endospore appendage: MASCSDCFDCFNTDTTVSCDFVKDKVCVGWSMPQGVNQDIYVTSGVNVFSSGFVAYDSGAAEFISVTFYNDGTQVGTPLIVYAGGSVSFTATNFTRIEVTVPDSEEGDISSGLVCLTPRYQVNCDAV; encoded by the coding sequence ATGGCGAGTTGTTCCGATTGTTTTGATTGTTTCAATACGGATACTACGGTATCTTGTGATTTTGTTAAGGATAAAGTCTGCGTAGGATGGAGCATGCCGCAGGGAGTCAACCAAGATATATATGTGACAAGTGGAGTGAACGTTTTTAGTTCCGGTTTCGTTGCGTATGACTCTGGTGCTGCCGAGTTTATCAGCGTCACTTTTTATAATGATGGAACGCAGGTAGGCACGCCTTTAATTGTATATGCGGGGGGCAGTGTAAGCTTTACCGCAACGAACTTTACGCGCATTGAAGTCACTGTACCTGATAGCGAAGAAGGAGATATTTCCTCCGGGTTAGTTTGTTTGACGCCGCGTTATCAAGTCAATTGTGATGCAGTGTAA
- a CDS encoding TRAP transporter large permease, whose product MIGPLLVGIFILLMVIGIPIAFVIGIVALVGIFNIPYIPEVTIPVKMFNGLDSFVLLAVPLFILAANLMNSGKISQKLIDFSLSMVGHIKGGLAHANILVSMLFAGVSGASQADTAGVGKILIPNMKKQGYDTGTAVGVTAASSTIGVIIPPSIPMIIYAGLTNVSVGALFLAGIIPGILVGISMMVIVYFLALKKGYPTYQKASISNFFKQFFDAVPALMTPVILIGGIITGIFTATEAAAFASIYTVIVGMFYYKTLKIKDFPKILVDTLTLSSLSLFALAAANALGELMSYYQLSTWAEQFFANNIDSKWVFLLIVIAFFLFVGTFMDAIPAMILFIPVLLPVALTFDVSPVLLGIVTVMTLAVGLVTPPYGLCLLLAAKIGKLPVERSFKAVIPYIAVVVVVLLFVAFLPDIAFYLPEKMSPDIFSGQ is encoded by the coding sequence ATGATCGGTCCATTATTAGTCGGCATTTTTATTTTATTGATGGTCATAGGGATTCCCATCGCTTTCGTCATTGGAATCGTTGCTCTCGTGGGCATATTTAATATCCCTTATATTCCTGAAGTCACCATCCCGGTTAAAATGTTCAACGGCTTGGATTCATTTGTCCTGCTGGCAGTTCCCTTGTTCATCCTTGCAGCGAATCTAATGAACAGTGGAAAGATATCCCAGAAACTCATTGATTTTTCTTTGTCCATGGTCGGGCATATAAAGGGTGGACTGGCCCATGCCAACATCCTTGTATCTATGTTGTTCGCCGGGGTGTCTGGAGCTTCCCAGGCAGACACAGCAGGAGTTGGGAAAATTTTAATTCCCAATATGAAAAAGCAGGGGTATGATACCGGTACGGCTGTCGGAGTTACTGCAGCCTCTTCTACTATTGGAGTTATCATCCCGCCCAGCATTCCTATGATTATATACGCTGGACTTACGAATGTTTCTGTAGGTGCTCTATTCCTGGCGGGCATTATCCCGGGGATCCTCGTAGGCATTTCCATGATGGTCATTGTTTATTTCCTGGCTTTAAAGAAAGGATACCCGACCTATCAAAAAGCCTCAATATCAAATTTCTTCAAGCAGTTTTTTGATGCGGTCCCGGCATTAATGACTCCTGTCATCTTGATTGGAGGGATCATCACAGGCATCTTTACAGCTACAGAAGCAGCAGCTTTCGCCTCTATTTATACGGTTATCGTGGGGATGTTTTATTACAAGACATTGAAAATCAAGGATTTTCCTAAAATTCTTGTTGATACACTTACATTAAGTTCCCTTTCCTTGTTTGCGTTAGCAGCTGCAAATGCGCTTGGAGAATTGATGAGTTATTATCAGTTGTCCACTTGGGCGGAGCAATTCTTCGCAAACAACATTGACAGCAAGTGGGTCTTCCTGTTAATTGTTATCGCTTTCTTTTTATTTGTTGGAACATTTATGGATGCCATACCTGCCATGATTCTGTTTATCCCTGTCCTGCTTCCCGTGGCATTGACTTTCGATGTAAGTCCGGTACTGCTGGGGATCGTTACCGTTATGACGCTTGCTGTAGGATTGGTTACCCCGCCTTACGGACTATGTCTCCTACTAGCTGCGAAGATCGGAAAGCTGCCTGTGGAGCGTTCGTTCAAAGCAGTTATTCCTTATATAGCAGTGGTGGTTGTCGTGTTGTTATTCGTGGCATTTCTACCTGACATCGCCTTTTATCTGCCGGAAAAGATGAGCCCTGACATCTTCTCCGGTCAATAA
- a CDS encoding TRAP transporter small permease yields MIKLLERVQLTIGVVFLLTFFVTIVIQVVTRFMGISAIWTEELATYSFIWSVFMGAGVMVNRREHFQFDFLLRKAKGKYKNVLYLINDLIILLFSTAIVYFGWQAAVSFWDYEWVSIEAMKMGYVWISVPVMGATMAVYTLGHVIKNIKEFSKEEAAL; encoded by the coding sequence ATGATAAAACTACTGGAAAGAGTCCAACTGACCATCGGTGTTGTGTTCCTTCTTACTTTCTTCGTTACGATTGTCATTCAAGTAGTCACTCGATTTATGGGCATTTCCGCTATATGGACCGAAGAGCTCGCTACGTACTCCTTCATATGGTCTGTATTCATGGGGGCTGGTGTCATGGTGAACCGGAGGGAACATTTTCAGTTTGATTTCTTATTAAGGAAAGCAAAAGGGAAATACAAAAACGTTCTGTATTTGATTAATGATCTTATCATTCTATTATTCAGTACAGCTATCGTATATTTTGGATGGCAGGCAGCCGTCAGCTTCTGGGATTATGAATGGGTATCTATAGAGGCTATGAAAATGGGCTATGTGTGGATTTCCGTTCCTGTTATGGGAGCTACGATGGCAGTTTACACGCTTGGCCACGTTATTAAAAACATTAAGGAATTCTCCAAAGAGGAGGCAGCACTATGA
- a CDS encoding TRAP transporter substrate-binding protein: protein MKKLLMAFCSFAIIAFVSAGCSNGEAKNPSGEGSIKIVAAHNQTSPENPYQIGMEAFKETAESAGAGIEVEVHAGTLGTSESELVEKLKLGGADIVLVSPGFMSKTGIEEIDLFAVPYVFKNYDHWEKVVDGSIGKEMADIINEKSKNDFKLLGYWSAGVRHYYGKKPLKTIEDIKGMKYRTQTSGAVADYWEQVGAVPTSVAWGELYQGMQQGVVDAAENSYPYFVQQNHHKVDNGKYITETAHDYTTRFLLINGKKFDNYSEEQKKAVLEAAEASVKAEREAVNAQEEEYKEQAVKDGAEVNEIDRQPFMDAAEPIQKETADKVGAQDILKQIKELE, encoded by the coding sequence ATGAAGAAATTACTAATGGCTTTTTGTTCTTTTGCAATCATCGCTTTTGTCTCAGCAGGCTGCAGCAATGGTGAAGCTAAGAATCCTTCCGGAGAAGGAAGCATCAAGATCGTAGCCGCTCATAACCAAACGTCTCCGGAAAACCCTTATCAAATTGGGATGGAAGCTTTCAAAGAAACGGCTGAAAGTGCAGGCGCGGGAATTGAAGTAGAAGTTCATGCAGGCACATTGGGAACAAGTGAATCAGAGTTGGTGGAGAAATTAAAACTTGGCGGAGCAGATATCGTTCTTGTTTCTCCCGGCTTTATGTCTAAAACGGGAATTGAAGAGATTGACCTTTTTGCAGTACCCTATGTATTTAAAAATTATGACCATTGGGAAAAGGTAGTTGACGGTTCCATAGGAAAGGAAATGGCCGATATCATCAATGAGAAATCAAAGAATGATTTTAAATTGCTGGGATATTGGTCGGCGGGTGTACGACATTACTATGGAAAGAAACCTCTTAAAACAATCGAAGACATTAAGGGCATGAAATATCGAACACAGACCTCCGGTGCAGTAGCGGATTATTGGGAACAGGTCGGCGCGGTTCCTACGTCTGTGGCATGGGGAGAGCTGTACCAGGGAATGCAGCAGGGCGTTGTAGATGCGGCTGAAAACTCCTATCCGTATTTCGTGCAGCAAAATCATCACAAAGTAGATAATGGTAAATATATTACTGAAACAGCCCATGACTATACGACACGTTTTCTTTTGATTAACGGCAAAAAGTTCGATAACTATTCAGAAGAGCAGAAGAAAGCAGTCTTAGAAGCTGCCGAAGCATCCGTAAAGGCAGAAAGAGAAGCGGTAAATGCCCAGGAAGAAGAGTATAAGGAGCAGGCAGTAAAAGATGGGGCGGAAGTGAACGAAATTGATCGCCAACCATTCATGGATGCGGCTGAACCGATCCAAAAGGAGACGGCGGATAAAGTTGGTGCGCAGGATATCCTTAAGCAAATCAAAGAATTGGAATAG
- a CDS encoding bifunctional 4-hydroxy-2-oxoglutarate aldolase/2-dehydro-3-deoxy-phosphogluconate aldolase: MQEEILNKLCLTPVIRGVERDKIVPITEALLRGGIKAVEITAETPGAAAMIADVKKEFGTRMLVGAGTVLDPETAKEMIASGAEFIVSPGLNIDTIKLTHRYRKLCVPGVLTPTEISQALTYGVAMVKVFPAHVMGPQYIKSLKGPFPDIKVMATGGIHLGNMEEYLTSGADAVGIGSQLVRPSAYQKTEDYTSLEQLTEDYVSMVKKKINLSFSTM, from the coding sequence GTGCAGGAAGAGATCTTAAATAAGCTGTGCCTGACTCCTGTCATCAGAGGGGTAGAACGAGATAAGATTGTTCCCATTACGGAAGCCTTGCTTAGAGGTGGTATAAAAGCAGTGGAGATTACGGCAGAGACACCTGGAGCGGCAGCCATGATAGCTGATGTGAAGAAAGAGTTCGGAACTAGGATGCTGGTTGGTGCTGGTACGGTGCTTGATCCAGAAACGGCGAAGGAAATGATTGCTTCAGGAGCAGAATTCATCGTATCTCCGGGATTGAACATCGACACAATAAAGCTTACCCACCGATACCGGAAACTATGTGTTCCGGGAGTCCTCACTCCAACGGAAATCAGCCAGGCGCTAACGTACGGAGTTGCAATGGTTAAAGTATTTCCAGCGCATGTTATGGGCCCGCAATATATTAAAAGTCTAAAAGGTCCGTTCCCTGACATTAAAGTTATGGCTACAGGGGGGATTCATCTCGGGAATATGGAGGAATATTTGACAAGCGGCGCGGATGCTGTCGGGATTGGAAGCCAATTGGTCCGACCCTCTGCCTATCAAAAGACCGAAGATTACACGTCGTTGGAACAGTTAACCGAGGATTATGTCTCGATGGTGAAGAAAAAAATAAATCTATCTTTTTCTACTATGTAA
- the hxlB gene encoding 6-phospho-3-hexuloisomerase: MKEIIVEVAKEVTDVLRNINEDQALKLAAELGKANRIFVTGEGRSGLMGKAFAMRLMHGGFEVYVTGETITPTIEKGDLLIAITGSGTTSGLVQYTETAAGAGARTAVVTTNSDAPILDKCDTYVLVPAATKKRNAGEPETIQPLGNQFDQSVHLFLDAVVIQVVGGDQEEMAARHANLE; the protein is encoded by the coding sequence TTGAAGGAAATTATTGTTGAGGTAGCCAAGGAAGTCACGGATGTGCTTCGTAATATAAATGAGGACCAAGCCTTGAAACTTGCAGCGGAATTAGGCAAAGCAAATCGGATATTCGTGACGGGAGAAGGCCGGTCGGGTTTAATGGGAAAAGCGTTTGCGATGAGGCTTATGCATGGAGGATTTGAAGTGTATGTAACCGGGGAAACAATTACACCAACTATCGAAAAAGGGGATCTCCTTATTGCCATAACTGGTTCCGGTACGACCTCAGGTCTTGTCCAATATACGGAAACGGCGGCTGGAGCAGGAGCGAGAACCGCTGTTGTTACTACTAATTCGGATGCGCCAATTCTGGATAAGTGCGATACATATGTTCTTGTTCCTGCAGCGACGAAGAAAAGAAACGCGGGTGAACCGGAAACCATTCAGCCTCTTGGTAACCAGTTTGATCAATCCGTCCACCTCTTTTTGGATGCTGTGGTTATACAGGTAGTGGGTGGCGATCAAGAAGAAATGGCGGCAAGACACGCCAATTTAGAATAG